Within Trachemys scripta elegans isolate TJP31775 chromosome 12, CAS_Tse_1.0, whole genome shotgun sequence, the genomic segment TAACCTCATTTCTTTCTGGCTGTCTCCAAAGCCCTTGTTTTATTGTTGTCTGGTTAAAGCTCCAGTAGTGATATTTACACATTTATTAACAGTGCTCTCTTTGCAATGATCTATTCATTTATCAAATACACTATACAAACTTTTAATTTCAAACAGACCCATATAGATTTGGGGGAGAGAGACCGTTGTGTAACTTGTTGCCTTTTATATTTCtcattcagtgttgataaagcCTGGAAAGAACTTAGTAACATCCTCTCAGGGATATTCTGTGCCTCTCTGAACTTCATTGATTCCACCAACACCGTCACTCCAACTGCATCATTCAAACCTCTGGGTTTGGCCAATGGTGAGACAGGACCTGTGTGAAAGGGCTGGCTTTGCTCTGTGGGGGAATGCTTGATTGTTAACGGTTCACTTCGCTGTTGCTGTGGTACTGAGGGCAGGGTCTGGATGCAGGTCCTGGGAGAACTCTTGGTTATGCTAACATCCTAAGTATAGGTCTTCTAAGTGAATTTGGAAGTGGTGAGGTATCAGACAGCTCTAGAAACTGAAACCACCTATGCCCACGGGACATacgcagcatgggcagcagccaTGCTAGATTCACCCCCACCAGGGTCTCATTCCTGACCTGAAGGGACCACTTTTAGGAGAAAGGGGGGGAATTTAGGTACTCTGGCTCATTCGGTCCTCTTCCTCTTTTCTGAGACTGCAGACGAGGGTCAGTTAGTGCCAATTGTGATGATTATTGTGATGCAGATACCTGCAGACTAGGAACTGAACTGAAATGTCAAACTAACTTCATAcaggcagctggaagcagcttcTAGTCCCCACCAAACTCAGCtcgatttgaaccagtgacctaaagGCCCTCtgataagaacctgaatagaataacTTCCATACCTGAAGTTATTCAGGCCCCTCTGTCCAAAGAACTGTAGAAAGTAATGAGGACTGGAAGCTTGCAGGCTGTTCTTCCAGAAACTAGACCAGAGGGTTTTTTCCTATATGTTGGAGATACACAGAGCTGTCCCCTCAGATCCATTGTTTGATGAAGTGGCCCTGCAGTGGTCTCCTCCCTTTTCCACAGAGCTCATGGGATTCTTCAGAGATTGATCAGCTTTGAGGAGTGTTGCTTTGGTGCACGTGGTCAGACTAACACCAGGCTACTAACCCTCCACTCCCCCATCCCAGTTACAGATCACCATCTCCTGAGATATGCCGTCTTGCCCCGGGAGGTCGTCTGTACTGAGAACCTCACGCCTTGGAAAAAGCTTCTGCCATGTGGTTCAAAGGTGAGGGCAAATCCTAGGCTTTCCACTGCCTGATCAGGTCATAGCCAGAGTCTTTGGAGCTGGGTTCCCAAAGAGCAAATGTTACTGCATCGCTGTAACTCCCATTGGAGTCCTGCTTCCATCTCAGTAGGAGCAGGTGGAGCTGGGATACTTGGTGAGAGGTGAAGCCTCTGCTGGGCTCTTTGAAAGTTTGAGGTGCCTGATAGCTTGGTGGTGGTTACGTATGATTCAATAATGTTTTCTCCTTCACTGTCTGCAGGCTGGTCTTGCTGTGTTGCTGAAGGCTGAACGTTTGTTCCACAGCAGTTACCACTCCCAGGCAGTGCATATCCGCCCCATCTGCAGGGTGAGCACCATCACTAGTGTCCAAAAGCTGGGAGTAGCGTGGCATTTCTGGACAGGCTGATAAGACCCTTGATGCTTTAGGAATGAACATGTAGATGGAACACCAGGAAGCATTTTCTAATGATTTGGGTTGGTAAACTATACCAGACAAAGCCCTGGAGAATACACTGCAGGGAAcagctctgccctggcccttgTGCAATAGGCTGGTTGGGACTTAATCCACGCACATTTAACTGATATGTTGTCCTTCTCCACTCTTATGAGTCCCATCTGGGCCCTGCAGTGTGTCTTATGACCCTGTTATAGCCCCATCTCCCTCTTGTGATGAGTCTTGCCCTTCTGGAAGGTGGGTTTGTGTTGAACACAGTCTCTGGTTCGTCTTATCCTCCAGGATGCTTCGTGTCTGAGTGTCTCCTGGGAGCTTAGACAGACCCTCACCGTGGTCTTTGACACCTTCTCCATTGGTCAAGGGAAGAGAGGTAATTGGAATAACCTGCAGTTTGTTGTGTTCTGTGAGTGCACTAGCCTCATTTGCTCACATCCTGGCTGACCTCTTTTTGTGTCTGTCTTCTCCAGACTGGTCCCTTTTCAAGATGTTCTCACGCACTATCACTGAAGCTTGTCCTCTTGCGTCTGAGAGTAAAATCTATGTTGATATTTCCAGTAAGACCCAGGTAACACTTCCTGTTCATTGTCCTGCCTAGTACCGTGACATAGCATCCTGTTAGAAGGAATTTGGATTCCCTGCAGCATTCTCTGCTGTCTCCAATCGCACCAGAGTGCAGAGATGGAGCTGCCCTGGCGTGCCGTCACCCAGAGCTCCTTGCAGGGATGGGATTCTTGATGAAAGGATTCCTGTTGTGAGTTGGGCAGATGTCTGTTTGTTGAAAGAGTAAAATTACTATAGTACTGTCCAGAAATGGAGATACTACAGTAGTATTATGGAAGGTCCTGAGCTGGGCCTGTGCCGAGGGAGCGTTCCTAGACAGAGTACAGGCCAGTCATTTCCATGCCAGGGAATGCTAAGGACCGCCTTTCTGTCTACTGGTTAATGCAGGAGTTGCCTTTCCTCCTATGTGCTCTGCTTACATTCTCAGGAGAACGAACTGCTGGAGGTGACCCCACTTCCACTGTCTGTGCATGAAGCATCTGTCCAAGGAGACAGGAGAACCTATGCAGTCTACGACTTACTGAGCCCCtcgctctttaatgtgtctcgcAGCCTCAACGTGCAGCTGAAATGGAAACGGCCCCAGGACAGCTGTGAGTGACTAATGGCTTCATTGTACCTGCACGGTGCATAActccagctcccccctcccaaccAGTTCTTAATATGCCAACCTGGGATGGGGATACTCAGACTCCTGCTGCTGTTAGTCACTGTGTGGGCCCTGAGAAGGAGGAGAGGACTGCATGCTTCTTGCTGGGGAGAGACATAGAGCAGCAACATTCAGGAGACCCTTCCTCCATCCCACTCTGTGCTGGGATGTGAGGCAGAAACTGCCCCTTGCTCCCTCTTCTGCTCCATGTGAGATGGGAGGCAGTAGGAGCCATGTGAAAGGGACGTGCCCCCggcctctcagctccttgctggGTGGATAACAGTATTTTTGTGTTCAGAGTTACAGCTGGGCTTCGGTGTTACTAGCTCCTATTTGATTTCCCTGTTGCAGTGGATCTGTCAACACCTGTGCTCCATGCTCAGCGCTATGTGAGTGGATATGGCCTGCAGACAGGAGAAATCAGCACCCTGATTTATAACACCCACCCATACCGGGCTTTCCCTGTGATACTATTGGAGACAGTGCCCTGGTACCTGAGACTCTACGTTCACACTTTGGTCATCACCAccaagggaaaagaaaacaaaccaagtAAGGAATACACACTGTGCAGACTCCTCTGGCACCAGGGTCTCATTCCAGAGACCGATCAATCCCTGCCCAGGTCACCAGGGGTTCAGTGTGAGCTCCTTGTACACTGTGCTATTGTGGAAAGCTAACTTCAGAAACACACCCTCAAGTTTAGCACTAACAGCAGCATCGGCTCAGGAGAGTCCCAGGGCTGGAATAACAGCAAGCCAGCATTGGGGTGTCTGAGCAGAGCTGTGTGTTCATATCAGTTCAGTTACAGCCATGCTCTCATGAGCATTACACTTTAAAAGGAAAGGGGCTGGGTTGGTAATGGACACACACAGAACAGTGTGTCTCGGGGTGTTCCATTATCCTCCATGGGGatgtggagcaggggtgggtgaGAACTTCTTCCCTTACAATGGTGTCTGAGTAGATGGGGAGAGGCATCCTGGATATTCGTCACAGAGCCTCTCTGACATGAGAATCATATTTATCTTTGTGTGTTGTTTTGGGCTAGTGAGAACTGGTCAACTTGAGCAtcttttgctttttaatgttGTCCCTGTGAATTATATGCtgagccctgactgtccagaaccCAGCCCTGAGGAGTTCATGCTCTAAGTGGGGAGAGCAGAAGCCATAGGGAAGGGTTGTGTGAGGTGGGTGTAATCTTGTGCCCTCTCTTGTAGGACAGGGTGGAGGCAACAGTATCGCTCAGTGCAGTCTGTGTTAGTGGGGAAGGTTCCCAGCAGGGTGACATGTGACTGTCTTTGGTGGTAGGTTATATCCATTACCAGCCGGCTCAGGACCGAAGGCGGCCCCATCTGCTGGAGATGCTGATCCAGCTCCCAGCAAACTCTGTCACCAAGATCACCATCCAGTTCGAGAGAGCCTTACTGAAGTGGACAGAGTATACCCCTGACCCCAACCACGGCTTTTATGTGAGGTAAAGCCATGTGCCCCTGCTTTGGGGTAACTTACATACTGTGGGCCAGGCTTCTGCGGGGCTTTCCCTTTCTAGACCCATCACGGGTTCTGGGCCCAATGCCGCACATAACGCTTGgctcctggtgtgtgtgtgtgtgtgtgtggtatttgCCATTTGTTTTCTAGCATGATTGAAGACTGCATCTTTCAGACTCTGTTGCTGCTTTTTGTCTCCTTAGTCCATCTGTCCTGAGTGCCCTGGTGCCAAGTGTCATAGCAATGAAGGCAGAGGATGCAGAGCAGAGTCCTCTCTTCACCTCACTGTGAGTGAACCTTGTCTCGGGCCATGGAGGAAAGGGAGGGGTTGCTTGTGTTGGGCTGGAATTCCTAGGCACTTGCTGCACATGGATCTCACGCCTGGTAGGTGCTAATCTACATGTGCCAGCGCTCAGTTCCCTGTAGAGTTACTCAGTAGGCTTCTCAGTGACGTGTTCAGAATCTGAGCCACAAACTCCACTCTTTAGGAGTCCATGTGAGGGGATTGGCCAGTTCCTGGAGTGGGAGGAATGAGAAGGCCACATACAACCATCTCTGTGTGCTTGTTCTCAGGCAGGGCAGCCATAGGTTCAACATGAACCTGCAGAGTTTGTAGAGTGGCTTCCCCTGTAAGTCCTGCACTTGGTCTGGGATAGTTCATTTGGGCACAGGACTATTCCTCCTGTGTGTGCTTTTCCTTCGGGTGCTGTCAGCCTCTCCCAAGGGGGCTCAGGTTCATGATGGGTCATCAGAGATGACCCGGCAGATGTCTCTAATGCTGGCTGGAGAGAGAGGCCCAGCTTCTAAGCAGGGTATAACAAGTGCACCTTTAGGGTTGCTGTCAGAGCAGGTGGGCAACATTGCTCACCATCGCACTAAGAAGGATCCTGCTGGAATGTTTTGCGTGGAGTGATGTTTCCCCTCCTGCTTCCATCTCCAGATTTCCTTCTTCCGATGGCTCCAGCTACTTTGTGCGTCTCTACACGGAGCCGCTGCTGGTGAACTTGCCAACGCCTGACTTCAGCATGCCATATAATGTCATCTGCCTGACCTGCACTGTGGTGGCCGTGTGCTATGGCTCCTTCTACAACCTACTGACCAGAACCTTCCATGTGGAAGAGCCAAGCAGGGGAGGCCTGGCCAAGCGACTGGCCAATATCATCCGCAAAGTCAGAGGGGTTCCACCCCTCTGAGAGAATCCAATGCAGTGGGCATGTAATGTGGGCTTCAGTGGGAGGTGCTACAGCCAGGACTTGCAGGGAGATTGTGAGAGGACAGGAAAACATTGCTGCCTTATCTCCTGCTGCCTCATGTACCTCTGTCTCTTGGAGCCCTTGAAGCCAAGATGGCAGGGATAACTTCCACCAGTTAAGAGGCTGCTGGGAATTGTAGTCCCAAAGCTCTGTGATCACAGGGAAGTGCAGAACCAAGTGATCAGGAAAGAGGTGTGATAATCCTGTTCTGGGGTGGGGTAATTTATGTTCTGTAAAAAGGTACCAGAAATAAATCTGAGCTGTTTTGTAGGCCTGTGCTGTTCTTTTTTTGTAGCTGAAAGGTAGAGGGTTCCAGCTTTTTCTGTCCCCTGGTTTAGCCTCCCATGTCAGCCCTGCCCTGTAGGGACAGTCGTTCTCACTCCTGGATCCTttcctgggccagctgtggagCTGGGCTTCTCGGCTAAGTACCCTCTTATCCCCTTGCCTGGAAATGTTCCACTTCAATGGCAGATCTGTTTTTGTTGCCCTGGTAACCACCATAAATGAACAGTTGTCCTCCCTTCTTGGTAGTGACATTGCAGGAGTAGGTCAGCATAAGAGTTGCAGGGGCTGGAGTCAGCAAGGAACTCTCAAAGTTCAGCTGGAGAGTGAACATAGAGGAGTGTGGAGACACAATTGAAGGATTGCACAGAATTGAGCAGAGCACTGATCCTATCTACTCCAGTATCTCACCGCCTGCCATTTTGAACCAGGCCATGGGTATGTCCTGCATGCAGCAGTAGTCAGTGCCTGTCGGTGAGACTTCAGGAGAAGCTAACAATTCCACATCATGGCCCTTGCCAATGGGGCAATGCTGCACATAGATATTAAAGTCTTGCCTGACCCCTGCCTGGATCAGTTTACGTTCTGAAGTATGAGATTTAATTACATTTCACTTAGCATGGGGAACTGCAGTGAAGTGGGGGGTCTTTGTTCTCCAGGGGCTGAAAGATTTGGCAGAAGGGCAGCTCTCCCAGGGTTCTGTCTCTAGGGAGGGCACGAGGAGTAAATGGGTGCAAAGGCACAAGGATCTGATTTGTGCACAGACAGCTCATGTGAACATGTGAATGCAGATGTGGGCATCTTTCAGTTTTTGGCATTCGTTATTCAAGGCAGAGAACTGAAAAAACGTTCCCAAATACTTATTTGAAGTTTTCCGTATGTTTTCTTGGAGGTTGGACTCAGTCCTTTGGTGTTCACTTGCCAGGAGTATGATAACTGCTCTGGAGTGTTGctaaaactgaattttaatgGAATCTTGGAGGATATTTGTGGAAAGAAAATGTAAGTGTAATTGTGATTATTTACCCTGGATCCTGATTCCAAGAGTCGCTCTCGTCCAGTTGGAACAGAAATGTATCACTTGACATGTAGCTGATCAAAAGATCTTGAATTTCCACAGTGATACTCAGAGAATTAGCTGCAGACCAAAATTTATTCATAGAAAGAGAGGCCAAAGTTATGAATGATTCATTTCGCTCTGAGCAGGTTCTGATTGGCCACGTGGGGTTGGGGTttttgggcaggggaggggggtggggtcacaTTCAGCAACCTGCACTGGGCTGGAGACTTTCTTCTAGTAGGATGAAGCTGTTACTGTTACCTCTGTAGTATAATTGTCAGAGGACTTGGATGTAGAATTATAGAAATCCCTTGGCAACACTGCCCTACCGGGGCCAACTTCGGGGTTGAGCTGGCAAAATTCTGAAGACCAAACAAAGAAGGGCGTTAAATAGAGAAGCAACAGCCACAACCCCTCACAGCCCCACATGGCTACACTCTTGTGCTCTGGTCTGGGGTTTGTggcaccttctccccatgctgcaaCAGGAATAGCAGTGGTGGGGCTGGAGCCTTGGCCTTGCTTTGAGGTTTAGCCAGAAGCTGTTTACAGCCTCTTCTTCCTCGGAATAGTCTCTCCTGCAGCTGCTGTAATGATGCTAAACAGACACTGAGGAGAGGAACCCTGCTCTAGTTGGAGCCAGGGCTACGGAAAGTGTACAGCCCCTAAGCGGCAGAGCAAATAGGAGCTGGGAGTGGTGGATGGGTGGAATCATCATACATTGAAGAGAACCAAACTTGGAGGCTGATGATTTCTTCCTGCCCACAGTGACACGACATCTATATGTTTCCTTTTTCACCATAAATTCGGTTTAGTGACATGGCCCCAGTGGTGCAGTGAGGAAAACGATCAGGATTTCAGAGTACTGAGCAGTCATCTGGAGCAAGAGCCGTCTACACAATGTCTTTGCTATACCCCAGGACGCTAGGCTGGCCTCATCTAGGCAGTTCTGAGtaatgggcaagtcacatcatcaCACTATAAATGCACCTAGAGAGGATCTGCATCTCCCCAGACCAGATCTGGGATTGGTGTCCTTAGCAGGGCTTCCATGAGCCTTGCCTGGTTCCTTGGGAGCTACTCCCTATATCTCAGTCATTGCCAGGAAGATGGGTCTTCATCTGTTAAAAGATAGTATGTCCTTGCCAACTTCTTATCCCTTAGAGTAACAAAAGAACAGCTGCACAGTGTCAGCCTGGAGCGCCCGCTCCTCCAATACGCTGTTTCCCAGTGGCCAGAACTAGCTGCTCTAGAGAAAGAAACTCTACTGTGGGCAATAATTTTTTCCCAACTCTGAGCAATTGGAAGCACGAGGGTTCAGATCCCTTATCGTTGTTGCCCTCTCTAGTGTAAGTAAGGATGCTCTCGTTATCCATGGGTCTGACCCTTTTTTGTATTCTTGAGatcttgtggcaatgaattccactgaTTAAatatgcgggagggggtgagagggtgAGGGGAGATGTGTCCTTTATATTGGTTTTAAATAGATTGCCTTATTTCATTAACTGTCCCCTTGCAAAATGGGAAGATAAATAGGAAAACCTCCTGACCTTCTCTGTACTTGTCACTTGTATTGTCCTCTGTCATGTTccctttccaaactaaacaatcccagtctctTCTGTCTATCTATGAAGTCTCTGCAGGCCTCTAGACATTTTTTTTACCTGTCTCAGAATTCCCTTTATATCTATTACTTCTGATTTCtagaaatggggtgaccagaactgaactcaATATCCCAGGTGAGGGTGAACCTCTACTAACCTAATTGTAGTATGATTCTCTGCCCCATCCTTTTTATCCCTTAacagtttgtttgcttttctttatttGCTCATTGAGCAGAGGTCTTCACTGAATGAGAGCCAGCTCTGTTTTCTGATGCTTAATTTTAGATCCCAGCAAAGCATATGAGTGGCTCAGATTATTTCTTGTagtgtgcatcactttgcatttgtcaatcTGCTCTCATGCTGCGTTCTTCACATTGTTCTCTAGTCCTGACTAACCCAAATAATTGTGCCATCTGGACTTCTTGCTACCTCCTTGCTCactctcttttccagatcataatAATGGTCCTAATGCAGATCCTTGGGCACTCTGCTATTGGCTGTCTGCTATGttgaaaactggccatttgtcCCTACTCTGTTCTCTATTACttagtttttaatccatgacCATACTTTGCCTGTCATCCCATGACTACTTAATTTCCTTAATAGGTTTTTGTGAGGGACTGTCAAAGGCTCCTTGAATGCCTAAATAAACTATTCCAACCTGTTCTCCTATATCCACTATTTTGTGATTATGCTTGAAAGATTATAGCAGATTGGAGAGGCACAGGTTTTTTTGGCAGTAGCAGCTGAACAAACTCTTGTGCAATTAAAGACACACAAGCCATGTGGCTCACCTTTTGTTCCAGATATGCAGCATCCCATCACCCtctttttctccttgtttttaaaaagtaatatctGGCCCTAGGGAGAGTAATTAGTAGCAAATAGTACATTTGTTTTGAAACCTGTCTGCTATATAGTGGCAGGTTTGAGGCCAGGCAGAGCCTCTTCAATGCTACAGTGTGGACAGCATCTCTCTGGGTTGTATACATCTACCCTCAATGACAGATTACGTGCATTTCCCCTAAATTCAGCCTCCTGCCTCAGTAGCTTCCCCCACTTCTACAGAACCACAGCGCAAACGAGTGAGAGAACATTACCAAGATTTCTTCACTGCTTCCATCCAAATGAAACCCCAGCAGCAGGACTAGATAGTATGAAAGTGTCCGTGTTTCACCACTGGAATACTCCCCCTATGATGGATCTCATGAGATTCCAGATTCACTCAGCCTCTGCTTCTTCACCTCATTTATTTAAGGCACCTTGCAAACTAAACATGAAAACCTACCAAGtccagactaagggtatgtctacactacgaaattagttcgaatttatagaagccggttttattgaaatcggttgtatacagccgattgtgtatgtccacacaataaaatgctctaggtgctctagtcggcagaccgcgtccacagtacgaggctagcgtcgacttccggagcattgcactatgggtagctatcccacagttcccgcagtctccgccgccccttggaattctgggttgagatcccaatgcccggatgatgcaaaacagtgtcgcgggcggttctgggtacatgtcgtcaggcccctccctcccccgtcacagcaacggcagacaatagattcgcgcctttttatctgggttacctgggttacctgtgcagacaacatggagcccgctcagcacagctgagctcaccgtcaccatatgtcctcttggtgccggcagacgtgggactgcattgctacacagcagcagctgctaactgccttttggcggtagacggtgcagtagactggtagccttcatcggcgatctgggtgctggcagccgtggggcttgccttttggcagtaaatggtgtattatgactgttagccggcctattacaagtcgggtcatcgcacgttagcagagtcttccctgagcagcagctcgtgcaataggcctgaagaccatcgtcatacaccgccccgtatttgctgccaagcacccagaaagatgccgagggctatcagtcacgctgcaccgtcgtcttaagatgtaaaaaaatagattttctctgtattcatttgcttccccctccctccgtcaaatcaacggcctgctaaacccagggttttcagtttaatctttgggggggaccagtctgtgacagttgtttgtgtctctcccggatgcacagccaccgttctttattttaattccctgtgcctgtacgccatgtcgtcactcggcccccctccctccttcccctaggccgtcagatactacgtttgcgccacagctcgagccgagaagcggttcgcgccttttctttgaattctgggttgagatcccaatgcccggatgatgcaaaacagtgtcgcgggcggttctgggtacatgtcgtcaggcccctcccccctcgtcacagcaacggcagacaatagattcgcgcctttttacctgggttacctgtgcagacaacataccacggcaagcatggagcccgctcagctcagctgagctcaccgtcaccatatgtcctctgggtgccggcagacgtgggactgcattgctacacagcagcagctgctaactgccttttggcggtagacggtgtagcatgactgatagccgtggggctggcagccgtagtgctgcattgcaccagccccttccaggcgatggtatattatgactggtacccgtcgtcatcatactggtatggctgtcaatcatggccacctgggcagacatgctactgttttgatgatgacggttaccagtcataatatactattttctgccaattgcccaatattgtctgctaagcacccagaagaggccgagggcgatgctgggtgctggcggacgtggggctggcagacgtggggctgcattgctacacagcagcagccccttgccttttggcagatgatggtatattatgattggtatccgtcatcgtcatactggtatggctgtcactcatgctgcagcgtcggctgccaccttaagatgtaaaaaatagatttgttctgtgttcatttgcttccccttcctccgtgaaatcaacggcctgctaagcccagggtttccagtttaatctttggggggaccattctgtgtgacagttgtttgtgtttctccctgttcctgtacctgtacgccatgtcgtcactcggcccgccctccctccctccctccctcccgccctccttctcctggtccatcagatactactttcgcgccttttttctgaccaggcgccatagctagcactgggatcatggagcccgctcagatcaccgcggcaattatgagcactatgaacaccacgcgcattgtcctggagtatatgcagagccagaacatgccaaggcgaaacccggaccaggcgaggaggcgattgcagcacggcgacgagagtgatgaggaaattgacatggccatagacctctcacaaggcacaggc encodes:
- the PIGT gene encoding GPI transamidase component PIG-T, translating into MAGAVAAVLGLLLLLGSPGGSTGPPRDSLREELLLSPLPSGDLAATFQFRARWDSELHREGVSHYRLFPKALGQLISKYLVRELHLSLTQGFWRTRTWGQPYLQAPAGAELWVWFQDSVTDVDKAWKELSNILSGIFCASLNFIDSTNTVTPTASFKPLGLANVTDHHLLRYAVLPREVVCTENLTPWKKLLPCGSKAGLAVLLKAERLFHSSYHSQAVHIRPICRDASCLSVSWELRQTLTVVFDTFSIGQGKRDWSLFKMFSRTITEACPLASESKIYVDISSKTQENELLEVTPLPLSVHEASVQGDRRTYAVYDLLSPSLFNVSRSLNVQLKWKRPQDSLDLSTPVLHAQRYVSGYGLQTGEISTLIYNTHPYRAFPVILLETVPWYLRLYVHTLVITTKGKENKPSYIHYQPAQDRRRPHLLEMLIQLPANSVTKITIQFERALLKWTEYTPDPNHGFYVSPSVLSALVPSVIAMKAEDAEQSPLFTSLFPSSDGSSYFVRLYTEPLLVNLPTPDFSMPYNVICLTCTVVAVCYGSFYNLLTRTFHVEEPSRGGLAKRLANIIRKVRGVPPL